The Rhodocytophaga rosea genome has a segment encoding these proteins:
- a CDS encoding acetate and sugar kinases/Hsc70/actin family protein — protein MSTKFTLHKTKNPTDEGWHQISGAINSDQIMEISDTEGRKATRGLTSVPSPFARMHLFSSAFDMVNKDGHNQDSVYHRMVSQCLDMLELLFNYQGYKKAKANLSITKWSRDNEIQALLNSPHTNQRLLGKTLQLFLEQEGDTNAFSSLKDVYIIKYDYQLIGGSSPLTLFFTNPDLKPIDLKTPKGDRYFERNVPLHQRHEDFQVYLYKLFRSNPALKRTCRTLFEYIIESRDEYASREIRNALLDIDNNQTTDLASEYDFLRDDENNIVTINSVEFIQKRPETGGIEAKSDFTINQNPAKTIVGTKPLVLKNGFDRAGMQYMAGPWQSNTKVPLKDALPLNQRVLPDTHTVYPYLTIGDFLEDYIIKLPYGINEKFFVTGKHNAALTQDRIFPYLLPINRRYFDYFDLEDLQRQISFEIKESSLAGERIIVRLNIPIRKGEINFEKTYYARLQDYPTLERKEEDGEIVNCKAGLGIFPFYKVMNQPQYNNYYKLMLIDVDDREDLINEEYDLKFFAGNAEIQQNVKKNSRRSKKEELIGSSTYYEVDRPFDFIEIYPQKLRHNDIKGLIIPKWRPVNVGGKAFSFAIDFGTTNTHVAYADDINSMPRPFTVGEEDVQVGMLNKPADIESSDKALIASRYSRGLNNLRETLILQEREFIPSIVGNEFGSNFRFPVRTAVSETENFKIEPAVLLGNINVAFSFEKERLDRKAPVKTNLKWQSQMDVKGLQRIEAFFKEMLLLIKNKIILNSGDPAKSRIVWFSPLSMSDFQKGEFQETWQRNFEAIFGNHGTLTHITESVAPFYFLRRTNQLVAGENIINIDIGGGTTDVLLFVNQQPRFGSSFKFGANAIWGAGFNAHEFHDKSNGFLQAFKNQARKDKASTQKSTSANDNIEEFYNDLIHYDTGGDITLASSDIISFLFNYDEEARPQLKFGDFIRNDKHLKIILLLHYSAIIYHIAQLINYVKKHKDPNIVIPRYFVFSGKGSLYINALGGASGKGIKALTKYILENVCGPEGLNIPANFELILTKEPKEATANGGVLANQNGTDPDITHIVLTGAEDTATPQTRIKYGEISRELQESVLQNTRKLLSLVLDNEDLNLKNYFGIDTDLDVVKRTLEQHLKDGLQEGLSGFVNNKEPLEESLFFYPFVHSLVNLSKELNHTYYA, from the coding sequence ATGAGCACCAAATTCACTTTACATAAAACTAAAAATCCTACCGACGAAGGCTGGCACCAGATCAGCGGCGCTATCAACAGCGACCAGATCATGGAAATTTCTGATACAGAAGGGCGCAAAGCCACTAGAGGACTTACTTCTGTACCCAGTCCGTTTGCAAGAATGCACTTGTTTTCCTCAGCTTTTGATATGGTCAACAAAGATGGCCATAACCAGGATTCAGTCTATCACCGGATGGTTTCTCAATGTCTGGATATGCTGGAATTGCTGTTCAACTATCAGGGTTACAAAAAAGCTAAAGCAAATTTAAGCATTACCAAATGGAGCCGGGACAACGAAATTCAGGCTTTGCTCAATAGTCCTCATACTAACCAGAGATTATTGGGAAAAACGCTGCAACTCTTTCTGGAACAGGAAGGAGATACGAATGCTTTCAGCAGCCTGAAAGATGTATATATTATCAAGTACGATTATCAGCTCATTGGCGGTTCTTCGCCACTCACCTTATTTTTCACCAATCCGGATCTGAAACCGATAGATCTGAAAACACCCAAAGGCGACCGGTATTTCGAGCGGAATGTGCCTTTGCATCAGCGTCACGAAGATTTTCAGGTATATTTATACAAACTATTTCGGAGTAATCCGGCATTGAAAAGAACCTGCCGAACGCTGTTTGAATATATTATTGAAAGCCGGGATGAATATGCCAGCCGGGAAATCAGAAATGCCTTACTGGATATAGATAATAATCAAACGACCGACCTGGCTTCAGAGTATGATTTTTTGCGGGATGATGAAAATAATATTGTTACCATCAATAGCGTAGAATTTATTCAGAAACGGCCTGAAACTGGTGGTATTGAAGCGAAGAGTGATTTTACAATTAACCAGAATCCGGCTAAAACCATTGTTGGCACAAAACCACTGGTATTAAAAAATGGGTTCGATAGGGCAGGCATGCAGTATATGGCTGGTCCCTGGCAATCCAATACGAAAGTGCCTCTGAAAGATGCCTTACCGCTTAATCAACGTGTACTTCCTGACACCCATACAGTTTATCCTTACCTCACCATTGGCGATTTTCTTGAAGACTATATCATTAAGTTGCCGTATGGCATCAATGAGAAATTTTTTGTAACCGGCAAACACAATGCAGCCCTTACGCAGGATAGAATCTTTCCCTACTTACTTCCTATTAACCGGCGTTATTTCGATTATTTCGATCTGGAAGATTTGCAGCGGCAAATCAGTTTTGAGATCAAGGAGTCTAGTCTGGCAGGCGAGCGGATTATTGTACGCTTGAATATTCCCATCCGGAAAGGAGAAATAAATTTCGAGAAAACCTATTATGCCAGGTTGCAGGATTACCCCACGCTGGAACGCAAAGAGGAAGATGGCGAAATCGTGAATTGCAAAGCAGGCCTGGGGATTTTCCCTTTCTACAAAGTGATGAACCAGCCGCAGTACAATAACTATTACAAACTGATGCTCATTGATGTGGATGACCGGGAAGATCTCATTAATGAAGAATACGATCTGAAGTTTTTCGCTGGCAATGCAGAAATTCAGCAAAATGTGAAGAAGAATTCCCGGCGTTCCAAAAAAGAAGAACTGATCGGTTCGTCCACCTATTACGAAGTAGACCGGCCTTTTGATTTTATTGAAATCTATCCACAAAAGCTCCGGCACAACGATATTAAAGGGCTTATTATTCCCAAATGGCGGCCAGTAAATGTAGGAGGAAAAGCATTTTCGTTTGCCATCGATTTTGGTACTACCAATACCCATGTTGCGTATGCAGACGACATCAATTCCATGCCTCGTCCATTTACCGTCGGTGAAGAAGATGTGCAGGTGGGTATGCTTAATAAACCAGCCGATATAGAATCAAGCGACAAAGCACTAATTGCTTCCAGATACAGCCGGGGTTTAAATAACCTGCGGGAAACACTCATTTTGCAGGAACGCGAATTTATTCCTTCCATCGTCGGCAATGAATTTGGCTCTAATTTCCGTTTCCCGGTTCGTACGGCGGTGAGTGAAACGGAGAATTTTAAAATAGAGCCAGCGGTTTTGCTGGGAAATATCAATGTAGCCTTCAGCTTTGAGAAAGAACGCCTGGACCGCAAAGCACCAGTAAAGACCAATCTGAAATGGCAATCGCAAATGGATGTGAAAGGGTTGCAACGCATTGAAGCATTTTTTAAGGAAATGTTGCTCCTCATTAAAAATAAGATCATTCTCAACAGTGGCGATCCGGCCAAATCCAGAATTGTATGGTTCTCGCCTTTGAGTATGAGTGATTTTCAGAAAGGAGAATTCCAGGAAACCTGGCAGCGGAATTTTGAAGCTATCTTCGGCAATCATGGTACACTTACACATATTACAGAATCGGTAGCGCCTTTTTACTTCTTGCGCCGCACCAATCAACTGGTGGCTGGAGAGAACATTATTAACATTGATATTGGTGGTGGAACCACCGATGTATTGCTGTTTGTAAATCAGCAGCCCAGGTTTGGTTCGTCTTTTAAATTTGGAGCCAATGCCATCTGGGGAGCCGGGTTTAATGCCCATGAATTTCATGACAAAAGCAATGGATTTTTACAGGCGTTTAAAAACCAGGCCAGAAAAGATAAAGCCAGTACACAAAAATCTACTTCGGCCAATGATAATATTGAGGAGTTCTATAATGATCTCATTCACTATGATACTGGTGGCGATATCACATTAGCTTCTTCAGATATTATTAGCTTTTTATTTAACTATGATGAGGAAGCCAGGCCGCAACTCAAATTCGGAGATTTTATCCGCAATGATAAACACCTGAAAATTATTCTGCTGCTCCATTATAGTGCGATTATTTACCACATTGCCCAGCTTATTAACTATGTTAAAAAGCACAAAGATCCGAATATTGTTATTCCAAGGTATTTTGTATTTAGTGGGAAAGGTAGCTTGTATATAAATGCCCTGGGTGGTGCAAGTGGAAAAGGGATAAAAGCACTTACCAAGTATATTCTGGAAAACGTATGTGGACCAGAAGGATTAAACATTCCTGCTAACTTTGAACTCATTCTGACTAAAGAGCCAAAAGAAGCTACTGCCAATGGCGGAGTACTTGCCAATCAGAATGGGACCGATCCTGATATTACTCACATTGTGCTGACTGGTGCAGAAGATACTGCTACTCCACAAACCAGGATTAAGTATGGCGAAATAAGCCGGGAATTACAGGAAAGTGTGCTTCAAAATACCCGCAAACTGCTGAGCCTGGTGCTGGACAATGAAGACCTGAATCTGAAGAATTATTTTGGCATTGATACTGATCTGGATGTAGTGAAACGAACGCTGGAACAACACTTGAAAGATGGCCTGCAGGAAGGATTAAGTGGATTTGTAAATAATAAAGAGCCGCTGGAGGAAAGTTTGTTTTTTTACCCATTCGTCCATAGCTTGGTAAATCTTTCCAAAGAACTCAATCACACCTACTATGCCTGA
- a CDS encoding serine hydrolase, translating into MSLPAIQQQIQHELNSIPGTFALAFINPDNPKQQLLINAKEVFHAASTMKTPVMIEVYRQSSQGKFSLQDSILVKNEFKSIVDGSLYSMNIKDDSGEGLYKMIGKTMTIEALVYDMITYSSNLATNILIDKVGAKNVMITMKALGANDIQVLRGVEDSKAYQQGLNNTTTAYDLMLIFQKMALHQLVNAEVDQAMINVLLEQKFNEIIPAALPKSVKVAHKTGSITGVQHDTGIVYLPDGRKYVLVLLSKNLQDSKQGIAILSKVSGIIYRYMIQK; encoded by the coding sequence ATGAGTCTTCCAGCCATACAACAACAGATACAACATGAACTTAACAGCATTCCCGGAACTTTTGCACTTGCTTTTATCAATCCTGATAATCCAAAACAGCAATTATTGATAAATGCCAAAGAGGTATTTCATGCAGCAAGTACCATGAAAACCCCAGTGATGATAGAAGTATATAGACAATCTTCCCAAGGCAAGTTTTCTCTGCAGGATTCTATTCTGGTAAAAAATGAATTTAAAAGTATTGTAGATGGCAGCCTATATAGTATGAATATCAAAGATGACAGCGGCGAAGGGTTGTACAAGATGATTGGCAAAACGATGACTATCGAAGCCTTGGTATATGATATGATCACGTATAGCAGCAACCTGGCCACTAATATTCTGATTGATAAAGTGGGAGCAAAGAATGTGATGATTACCATGAAGGCACTGGGTGCAAACGATATTCAGGTATTACGTGGCGTAGAAGACAGTAAAGCATACCAGCAAGGACTCAATAATACAACAACAGCCTACGATCTGATGCTTATATTTCAAAAAATGGCTTTACATCAACTTGTAAATGCAGAAGTGGATCAGGCAATGATAAACGTATTGCTGGAACAAAAATTTAATGAGATCATTCCTGCAGCATTACCTAAATCAGTGAAAGTAGCTCACAAAACTGGTTCCATCACTGGTGTACAGCATGATACAGGCATTGTATACTTGCCGGATGGACGAAAATATGTGCTTGTCCTGCTCTCCAAAAATTTACAGGATTCCAAACAAGGCATTGCTATTTTGAGTAAAGTATCTGGAATAATATATAGATACATGATACAAAAATAA
- a CDS encoding SusD/RagB family nutrient-binding outer membrane lipoprotein, which translates to MKKLLIYTVLIFAAVSCTDELTDLNENPKKPAQVSYQTLFSNAQLGLTDAVTSSNVNSNIFRLIVQHWTQTTYLDETRYNLSTRNIPQNFWHALYRDVLQDLHESKRLLQADQSVTDAAMKANELAMIEVMEVYTWSVLMLTFGDIPYTAALDINNIRPVYVDDATVFNDLITRLDAAITSLDASSGGFESADLIYGGNVENWVRFANSLKLKLGMTIADADPAKAATIVTAAAPNVFQSNEDNAVFEYSTIPPNTNPIWVDLVQSKRQDFVAANRIVNVMDSLSDPRIDNFFTIDDDVSDGDYSGGRPGFGNSYFTFSRVDTAITEENFPGLLLDYSEVEFYLAEAAARGFAVGGTAAEHYNNAITASILYWGGTEEEAAAYVAQPTVNYLTAGGDFREKIGTQKWLALYNRGFDAWTEWRRLDYPKLTKANRAVTDIPLRFTYPVSEQNLNTPNYNQAASAIGSDVVTTKLFWDKL; encoded by the coding sequence ATGAAAAAACTATTAATATATACTGTCCTCATTTTCGCAGCAGTTTCCTGTACAGATGAGCTAACCGATCTGAATGAGAATCCGAAGAAACCTGCGCAGGTTTCCTACCAGACCTTGTTCTCAAATGCCCAATTGGGACTTACTGATGCGGTAACAAGTTCAAACGTAAACTCTAACATTTTTAGATTAATTGTACAGCACTGGACGCAAACCACTTATCTGGATGAAACCAGATACAATTTGTCTACCAGGAATATTCCGCAGAACTTCTGGCATGCTTTGTACAGAGATGTATTGCAGGATTTACATGAATCTAAAAGATTGCTGCAAGCTGATCAGAGTGTGACCGATGCAGCCATGAAAGCCAATGAACTGGCTATGATTGAGGTGATGGAAGTATATACCTGGTCTGTATTGATGCTGACATTTGGTGATATACCTTATACAGCGGCGCTGGATATAAACAATATCCGTCCTGTATATGTAGACGATGCTACAGTTTTTAATGACCTGATCACCAGATTAGATGCTGCAATAACCTCTTTAGATGCTTCATCTGGTGGCTTTGAAAGTGCTGACTTAATTTATGGTGGCAATGTGGAAAACTGGGTAAGATTCGCTAATTCACTGAAATTAAAATTGGGGATGACCATAGCTGATGCTGATCCAGCCAAAGCTGCTACCATTGTAACGGCTGCTGCTCCTAATGTTTTCCAGTCCAACGAAGATAATGCCGTATTCGAATACTCAACTATTCCACCAAATACCAATCCGATCTGGGTTGATCTGGTGCAAAGCAAACGTCAAGATTTTGTGGCAGCAAACCGTATCGTGAATGTAATGGATAGCCTGAGCGATCCCAGAATAGATAATTTCTTCACGATTGATGATGACGTATCTGATGGTGATTATTCTGGTGGAAGACCAGGTTTTGGTAATTCTTATTTCACTTTCTCCAGAGTAGATACAGCTATTACTGAGGAAAATTTCCCTGGTTTATTACTAGATTACTCAGAAGTAGAATTTTATCTGGCAGAAGCAGCAGCAAGGGGTTTTGCTGTAGGTGGTACTGCTGCCGAGCATTATAACAATGCTATTACAGCTTCTATCTTATATTGGGGTGGAACTGAAGAGGAAGCTGCCGCTTATGTAGCCCAGCCAACTGTAAATTACCTGACCGCTGGTGGAGACTTCCGGGAGAAAATAGGGACGCAGAAATGGCTTGCATTATATAACCGTGGATTTGATGCATGGACAGAATGGAGAAGACTGGATTATCCTAAACTGACCAAGGCAAACAGAGCAGTTACCGACATTCCATTACGGTTTACATATCCGGTGAGTGAGCAAAATTTGAATACACCGAATTACAACCAGGCAGCCTCTGCTATTGGAAGTGATGTGGTAACAACAAAGCTGTTCTGGGATAAACTCTAA
- a CDS encoding SusC/RagA family TonB-linked outer membrane protein — translation MKRILIMSFILLAFVAFQLKAQDRTVTGKVTSADDGTALPGVNVVVKGTTTGTTTNTEGSYSINVPADATLVYSFIGLQTQEVVVGSRSTIDVKLASDVQALSEVVVTALGVVRTKNELPYAAQSVVGEELSQTRTSNFVSNLSGRIAGVNISNSNTLGGSTNVVIRGNKSLTGNNQALFVIDGVPVDNSNTNTSGQQQGTGGYDYGNAAADINPDNIASVTVLKGAAATVLYGSRAANGAVVITTKKGSKNKGIGVTINAGVTTGFVDKSTFAKYQKEYGAGYGPYYGTDNPFFYEEDINGDGQLDLIVPVTEDASFGGKFDPNLQVYHWDAFDPTSPNYQKTKPWVGAQNDPTSFLQNSVSNNQSIFIDGGSEKGTFVLGFTRNEDKGILPNSKINKNMVNFNATYDITDKLSANASVNFSQINGLGRYGTGYDSKNLMGNFRQWWQTNVDVQEQKDAYFRTKRNMTWNQSGVGLTGPIFWDNPYWTRYENYQNDSRSRYFGYAGLTYKFTDWLSLTGRAALDSYNELQEERIAVGSIDVSEYARFNRSFREYNYDLLLNFNKDLSESLNLTGLIGGNIRKTQIESISAQTNGGLLIPGLYGLLNTANPLEAPVEQATNVQVNGVFANLTFGFRDFLFLDLAGRRDQSSTLPKGNNAYYYPSVSSSLVFSEFTKESVPWFTYGKLRANYAEVGNTAPALYIQNYYDVPTGINGTPLASVESTKYNENLKPERTKSFEIGIETSFLDGRTGFDVTYYNQRSVDQIVPLPVSRATGYDFKVINAGEIENKGFEVSAFVTPVKTPSFSWTLNLNWSRNRNKVKELAETNNLQLGSFQGGVSLNAALGEPYGTLRGSNYVYHENGQRLVDEDGYYVISPTSNEIIGDVNPDWQGGISNTLKYKGIALSFLIDIKKGGDLFSLDQYYGLATGLYPETAGNNDLGNPVRDAVADGGGIIFEGVKEDGTPNTTRVDAVYGTFGYDVNPAAAFIYDASYVKLREATITYSLPESIISKIAPFKGVDFSVVGRNLWIIHKNIPYADPEAGLSSGNIQGYQSGAYPTTRNVGFNVRLRF, via the coding sequence ATGAAGAGAATTTTAATCATGAGTTTTATTTTGCTCGCTTTTGTAGCCTTCCAGCTGAAAGCCCAAGATAGAACGGTAACTGGAAAGGTAACTTCCGCAGATGACGGAACAGCGTTACCGGGCGTAAACGTAGTAGTAAAAGGCACTACTACTGGTACTACCACTAATACGGAGGGTAGTTATTCAATTAATGTTCCAGCAGACGCAACATTGGTATACAGCTTTATCGGCTTACAAACCCAGGAAGTTGTAGTAGGTAGTCGCTCAACAATAGATGTAAAACTGGCATCGGATGTACAAGCGCTTTCTGAGGTAGTCGTAACAGCATTAGGCGTAGTAAGAACTAAAAATGAATTGCCTTATGCAGCACAAAGTGTGGTAGGAGAAGAGTTAAGCCAGACCAGAACCTCTAATTTTGTCAGCAATTTATCGGGTAGAATTGCCGGGGTAAATATCAGCAACAGCAATACACTGGGTGGTTCTACAAACGTGGTGATCCGGGGAAACAAATCGCTTACCGGAAACAACCAGGCATTGTTTGTAATTGATGGTGTACCAGTTGATAACTCCAATACCAATACCAGCGGTCAGCAGCAAGGAACAGGTGGTTACGATTACGGGAATGCAGCCGCAGATATCAATCCGGATAATATTGCTTCTGTTACTGTATTAAAAGGAGCCGCTGCTACTGTGTTGTATGGATCAAGAGCGGCTAATGGGGCTGTAGTAATTACGACCAAAAAAGGCTCAAAAAATAAAGGCATTGGCGTTACAATTAATGCTGGTGTTACTACAGGTTTTGTTGATAAAAGTACTTTTGCCAAATATCAGAAAGAATATGGAGCTGGTTATGGCCCGTATTATGGTACCGACAATCCGTTTTTCTATGAAGAAGATATTAATGGAGATGGGCAACTTGACCTGATCGTTCCGGTAACGGAGGATGCTTCTTTCGGAGGAAAGTTCGATCCTAATTTACAGGTATATCACTGGGATGCTTTTGATCCAACTTCACCTAATTACCAGAAAACCAAACCCTGGGTAGGGGCTCAAAATGACCCGACTTCCTTCCTGCAAAATTCTGTATCTAACAACCAAAGCATATTTATTGATGGCGGAAGTGAGAAAGGCACATTTGTATTAGGATTCACCAGAAATGAAGATAAAGGTATTCTGCCGAATAGCAAGATCAACAAAAACATGGTGAATTTTAATGCCACCTATGATATTACCGATAAGCTGTCTGCCAATGCTTCTGTTAACTTTTCTCAAATTAATGGATTAGGCAGATATGGCACCGGCTATGACTCTAAAAACCTGATGGGAAATTTCCGGCAGTGGTGGCAAACCAACGTAGATGTTCAGGAGCAAAAAGATGCCTATTTCCGCACCAAAAGAAATATGACCTGGAACCAGTCTGGTGTAGGCTTAACAGGCCCAATATTCTGGGATAATCCCTACTGGACACGTTATGAAAACTATCAGAATGATAGCCGTTCCCGTTACTTTGGCTATGCTGGCTTAACCTATAAGTTTACCGACTGGTTGAGCTTAACTGGTAGAGCTGCCCTGGATTCTTATAATGAGTTACAGGAAGAAAGAATAGCCGTAGGAAGTATTGATGTATCTGAGTATGCCAGGTTCAACAGAAGTTTCCGGGAATACAACTATGATTTGTTGCTGAACTTTAATAAGGATTTAAGCGAATCGCTCAACCTGACTGGACTTATCGGAGGTAACATCCGGAAAACACAGATTGAATCTATCTCTGCTCAAACCAATGGTGGCCTGCTTATTCCTGGATTATATGGCTTATTGAATACAGCTAATCCGCTGGAAGCTCCAGTTGAGCAAGCGACTAATGTACAGGTAAATGGCGTATTTGCTAACTTAACTTTCGGTTTCAGAGACTTTTTATTCCTGGATCTGGCCGGACGGAGAGATCAATCCTCTACACTTCCAAAAGGAAATAATGCCTATTACTATCCTTCCGTTTCTTCCAGCCTTGTATTCTCTGAATTTACAAAGGAAAGTGTGCCATGGTTTACTTATGGAAAGCTGAGAGCCAACTATGCAGAGGTAGGTAATACCGCTCCAGCTTTATACATTCAGAATTATTATGATGTGCCCACTGGTATCAACGGAACACCTCTGGCTTCTGTAGAGAGCACCAAATACAATGAAAACTTGAAGCCGGAACGTACCAAAAGCTTTGAGATAGGAATTGAAACTTCATTCCTTGATGGAAGAACAGGTTTTGATGTAACATACTACAACCAGCGTTCAGTAGACCAGATTGTGCCACTGCCAGTATCCAGAGCAACAGGTTATGATTTTAAAGTAATCAACGCAGGGGAGATTGAGAACAAAGGATTTGAAGTATCTGCTTTTGTAACCCCAGTTAAAACGCCATCTTTCTCCTGGACATTAAACCTAAACTGGTCCAGAAACAGAAATAAGGTAAAAGAACTGGCTGAAACTAACAATCTGCAGTTAGGTTCTTTCCAGGGAGGTGTTTCCTTGAATGCAGCCTTAGGAGAACCTTATGGTACGCTTCGTGGCTCAAATTATGTATATCATGAGAATGGCCAGAGATTAGTTGATGAAGATGGATATTATGTAATTTCTCCTACTTCCAACGAGATCATAGGAGATGTGAATCCTGACTGGCAGGGTGGTATTTCCAATACGCTAAAATATAAGGGCATTGCACTTTCATTCCTGATCGATATCAAAAAAGGAGGTGATTTATTCTCATTAGACCAGTATTATGGTCTGGCAACCGGTTTATATCCAGAAACTGCCGGAAATAATGACCTGGGCAACCCTGTAAGAGATGCTGTGGCTGATGGTGGTGGTATTATATTCGAAGGCGTAAAAGAAGATGGTACGCCTAATACAACCCGAGTAGATGCCGTATATGGTACTTTTGGATACGATGTAAATCCGGCTGCTGCCTTTATATATGACGCTAGTTATGTGAAATTGAGAGAAGCTACTATAACCTATTCGTTACCTGAAAGTATTATTTCTAAAATTGCTCCTTTCAAAGGGGTTGATTTTTCAGTGGTGGGTAGAAACCTGTGGATCATTCACAAAAACATACCTTATGCTGATCCGGAAGCAGGCTTGAGTTCTGGTAATATTCAGGGCTACCAGAGTGGGGCTTATCCTACTACTAGAAACGTTGGGTTTAATGTTAGATTAAGATTTTAA
- a CDS encoding ELWxxDGT repeat protein: MKLSLNLLWSKQAYHFTLICGLVISIHNQGFAQANSLLPQSLTAINNIIYFSGFDKGSGRELWKSDGTSSGTFLVKDIFSGVTSSNPMNFTNVNGTLFFTVNITRERFELWKSDGTSAGTVKLKDVSLAPSPEQYQLNQVAITLVAVGKTLFFTANNSSLSYDLWKSNGTVTGTIEVKKGIEVAVSPNSNSRLSPELVNVNNLLYFFSASGKQLWKSDGTATGTVLVKDGFTNNQFSNQEFIYHPLKLTSSGGMLYFTYGSKENGRELWKSDGTNAGTILVKDITQGSDYYSASTNFRGMHDLNGVLYFIISSTKGNIEKNELWKSNGTASGTVAVKDLGPVTNEFNSYVESIKSAGNKLFFTIKNSTYGNELWKSDGTTAGTKLVKDIKSGNGSSSPRQLTNANGVLFFVTENEKNGSKLWKSDGTLQGTVNIR; the protein is encoded by the coding sequence ATGAAATTATCTTTAAATCTATTGTGGAGTAAACAAGCATATCATTTTACTCTGATATGTGGCCTCGTTATTTCGATTCACAATCAGGGTTTTGCCCAAGCTAATTCATTGTTACCACAAAGCTTAACCGCTATTAATAATATTATCTATTTTTCAGGCTTTGATAAAGGGTCTGGCCGGGAATTATGGAAAAGCGATGGAACAAGTAGTGGTACTTTTTTGGTAAAAGATATTTTTTCTGGCGTTACCAGCTCTAACCCTATGAATTTTACCAATGTAAATGGCACCTTATTCTTTACAGTAAATATTACCCGCGAGAGGTTTGAATTGTGGAAAAGCGATGGAACATCAGCAGGCACAGTTAAATTAAAAGATGTTTCACTTGCACCCTCTCCCGAGCAATACCAGCTGAATCAGGTTGCCATTACACTTGTTGCTGTTGGGAAAACGCTATTTTTTACTGCAAATAATAGTTCGCTTAGTTATGATTTGTGGAAAAGCAATGGTACGGTAACAGGTACTATTGAGGTAAAGAAAGGTATTGAAGTGGCTGTTTCACCGAATAGTAATTCCAGACTTTCGCCTGAACTAGTGAATGTGAATAACTTGCTATATTTTTTTAGCGCTTCAGGCAAACAACTATGGAAAAGTGATGGAACAGCAACAGGCACAGTACTAGTAAAAGATGGATTTACTAATAACCAATTTTCTAATCAGGAATTCATTTATCACCCACTGAAATTAACAAGTTCAGGGGGTATGTTGTATTTCACGTATGGAAGTAAAGAAAATGGCAGAGAATTGTGGAAGAGTGATGGAACAAATGCAGGAACCATTTTGGTGAAAGATATCACCCAGGGATCAGATTATTATTCAGCAAGTACAAATTTCCGGGGTATGCATGATTTGAATGGTGTATTGTATTTTATTATTTCTTCTACTAAGGGAAATATAGAAAAAAATGAGCTGTGGAAAAGTAATGGGACTGCTTCCGGTACGGTAGCAGTCAAGGACTTAGGTCCGGTTACAAATGAGTTTAATTCCTATGTTGAGTCGATTAAATCCGCAGGTAATAAGTTGTTTTTTACCATTAAGAACAGCACATATGGTAATGAATTATGGAAAAGTGATGGTACAACGGCAGGAACAAAATTAGTAAAAGATATAAAATCCGGTAATGGCAGTTCTTCCCCCCGGCAACTGACTAATGCAAATGGTGTACTTTTCTTTGTAACGGAGAATGAAAAAAACGGTTCTAAACTGTGGAAAAGTGATGGCACCTTACAAGGCACTGTGAACATCAGATGA